From the genome of Lepus europaeus isolate LE1 chromosome 23, mLepTim1.pri, whole genome shotgun sequence:
agagagagagagagagagagagagagagagagagacccaggtTCATGTTTCACCCCTGCCTCTTTAACAACAGTACGTATCATCccttagagaggcagagacacacagatacagaaagagctcccatgcACTGGGTCAGTCCCCCAGACGCCTGCACAGACCTGGaccgtgccaggctgaagctgggagatggggaactcagtccaggtctctcacggggGTGGGAGGAATCCAACTATTCCATCTATCACTGTTGTCTCCCGGGgtctgcacgagcaggaagctggagtcaggagccagagctgggaatcagacATGGGACAGGGGCATCTCAACCGCCAGGCTAAgtgccgcctcccccacccccatcacttcCTGCTGCCTGGCAGTGTAAGTCACTTCCTGCCCGAGCCTCAGTgtgctcatctgtaaagtggggatatGCTCCCTGCTGCAGCTTGGGCCCAGCGCACGGTCAGCACCCAGGTCTCAGCAGCTTTTTCCAGATGGCACTCCAGGAGCCCCAAACCCCTCTGTCCCACTGTGTGTCCCCCATCCCATGCCAGCCTTTCCCGGCAGGAGCCCACGCACATCCATCATCTCCTCCTAAGAGGCGGGCGGGGTCACAGCTGGGTTGGCTGCAGGCTCCAGCTCTGGGCCTTTGGCCCACACCCTTCCGCTTGCTGAGCCTCAGTCTCTtggtctgtgaaatggggctatGATCCCTGTCTGCTTCAGGGTTGCATGTAAAGGGGCAGTGCAAACTGTAGAGTGCTGTGCCCTGGTGCTCTGTTGAAAACCTGCTTTGGCCACCTGTGAGCCATCTCACAGCAGTGTCCTCTCTGGCCTGGGCTCCTTGGGAGGTGACCTGAGCTGGGGTGGAGATTTGGGGGAAGAGTTTAGACCACTGCTTGAGACTCCAGTGTCCCACAGaggaatgctggttcgagtcccagctgctccacttctgatccagtgccctgctaatgtgcctgggaaaagcagcagaagatggcccgagtgcctgggcccctggcaaccacatgggagacctggatgaagctcctggctcctggtttgacctggcccagacctggctgttgcagccatttgcacagtgaaccagcaggtagaatatctctctttaactctgcctttcaaataaacaaataagtctttaaaagacaGTTTCCCTTCCCACCTCTCCCCAAGGATGACAGTGACTTCCCCAGGAGACGGGCTGAGACTGGCAGGTGCCGCCCCCATTCCTGGGGGAGGCGAGGCCGGACTGTTTCCAATCACCTTATCTCGAGCCAGAGTTGCCATCTCTGGCTGCTGGCCAAGAACTTGCCATTCCTTCCCAACAAACAGCAAGGCTCTGTTTCGTAAGCTGTGTTATCAAATGGTTTTATGAATACTTTCTACTGTGTACACAGCTATTCATGAAGTCACGGCAAACACCGGGCAGTTGTCGCCAAGGAGGGCCCTTCTGCGTCTCGCCTGGCCTCCCACACCCCCTTCCTCAGCCTGGACGGCTCCCCCACACCTGCTCTCCCCCACACCCACTTCAGCTTCCTTTCTGGCTTCACTCCAGTAGGCAGAACCCCTCTAAATCCCCCCATTAATGCTTTTTTCAGCTGCCCCCCACACCGAATTTGGCTCCCGCCCCCACTAGGCACGCACAGTGACAGCACCTGTGCTTCAGGTCACCGGAGTCACTTCTGCTCCCTGTGACCCGAGCAGACTTCCTGCTGGCGCAGTGGGGACCCTCCTGGTCCCAGGCCCCGGCATTTTCCCCAGGGTGGTCCCAGGGCCCCCACAGTGCTGGGCAGGTGTTCAGAATCTGCACAAGTGAACAGACTGATAACGAAAACAGCTTTGGGTGAGGAAGTGCCCCTCCCTGAGTGActtctcttgttttatttttggtaaaaagaagaaaaaaagtggcAGTGCTGAGCTCAGCCCCCCCAGTGTGCACCTGTTCACCTGCGCACCTGGCCAGGTAGGAGATTCTGCTGTTACCTCCCTGAGGGACCACGGGGCTCACTGCCCTGGGATTCCGAGCCCCTGACACCTGCAGGTGGGCCCTTGTTACCCGTCCCCACCTGACAGTGTGGATTTGTGATTGAGGCAGAGCACTCTTTGCTGCCTGGAGGAGTGGCTGTGGGTGGTTAGGAGGACAGGGTCAGAGTTCAAGTCCAGGAGCGTCTTGTTTTtcggtggtgggggtggggaagggttaTGAAGGCTGAAGGGAGCCACTTTGGTCCCTGTTGTGACAACAGCACAGGGTCCCCCCAACCCTGGTGGGCCACACCCCGGCATGGCCTGCCCAGGATCATGGGAGAATGGACCCAGGAGGTCATGGGTAGGAGCAACCTCAGGCCATCTCTTTagagtcatcttttttttttttttttttttttggctagtcTTGTCTAAGCCTCATGGTGTAGGCTTTCGGCATTTGGCTTGTTTGTTAACAGCCAGCAGAGGCCCCATTCAGACTCAAGGTATGCGCCCCTGGTGCACCTGCTCCAGCTACAGGGACCGGAAGCCCCCGAGAACCGTAGCCGACCCACCAGGAGACCCTCCTGGTCACAAGCCTCAGCATTCTCTCCTGGTCACGGAGAAATCTCCTATTAACTGGAGAAAACGAAATCACAGGATCTGAGAGCAGGAGCGGCACTGGGGCCCGGCTTCTTGCTGGCAAAGTGGAGGGGCAGGCGGTGACTGCCTGAGGCTCGGTCACCGCGAGGGGCTAGGGAGCCGCTGCTTCATAGTGCAGACACCCTTTGCAGGGACGTCAGTCACCCTGTGGGACAGCAGCGCAGGAGTGAGCagtaggaggggcaggagctccGATCCCAAGCTGAGCCACCCTGGGTAGGACTCAAATGTTCCGAGAGACTGAGGGCcactggcctggtccagccaggcAGCAGGGTTCCAGGTGGCAGGGAGCGGGCAGAGCcgcacagccctggctgatggTGTCATTGCCACTCAGAATCAACgcacagagccccccccccccccccccccccggcggcACCTGGGCGGCTTCCTGGGCTCAGTTCTGGGCATGGTCTGTTGGACAGAGTCCATACAACGGAGCAGGCAGCAGTCCTGCCTGACTGAGGGCCCCCAGGAGGCCCAGCCCGGCAGAAGCCGCCAGTGGCCAGCTGCTGGGGCCCACTGGCCACTGCTCCCGCGCGGTGAGActcagagaggcagggaaagctTGCGGGCTCTCCAAGAAgcgagccagagcctggagcgcCCTGGGGTGGCGGCCGGGCCCTCGCTGCACTTGCTTGGGTCCCACCTCCTCCCCGCATCCCCAACTTTGGCTGGGTTGCAGCAGGTGCGAAGATGGGTCTGGATGCGCTGGGGGAACGGGAGCCATCCCGCTGCCCCGTGGCTCCGCCCAGCTGCCTCCAgccggccccgcccagccctgctgACTTCTCCTGCTCTTTAGGCCTGAGGCTGTGCCCCACTGCAGAACCTGGGCTCTCACAGGCGCATGCGCACAAACCCCCCAGCTGGGCCACCAGGTCCGGGTGACTTCTCTCTTATTGTTGGGCTCCTGGGCCAGGTGGGCCCGCatggggccaggggagggggcttgACTgggaaggcggggggggggggtcagggaggcggagcgggaggaggaggggcggccAGGGGCTTCACTCCTGCTCGGAAGGGCTTGAGGCTCTGAGACCCTGCAGCTTCTCCTGGGAGGCCTTGTCCGGGAGCAGCACCTCCACGGTGTAGCTCACCTTCTTGGCGTGGACCAGGCTGTAGGTGTTGTCGAAGCGCAGGACGTCTGCAAGGATGGCGGGGTCATTAGGCGGAGGGAGCCGGCGCACCTGCACGCCGCCGCCCAGGACCGTGCGCCAGGGCCCCGGGGGCCAGCGGTTGCACAGCcgcccccctctccccgccccacaCCCCGTCTCCTTGAATGGTGCTTGCGCTACATAAAGGAACCCAGACAACCACCAGCCTGACCAAGTCCCCCTTCCAGTGGGGGCTGGCCCAGTACCCCAATGTACCTGGGGAGGcaactgaagatgacccaagttcttgagcccctgccacccatgtgggagacccggatgtggGTGCCGGGACCCCTTGCATCCACCAGACCCCTCGGGCTCCACTCCCTTAATTCTCTCTTTCTGGGAAACCAGCCCTGGCAAGGCACGGACTAAAACAGCAGCCTGATCTACCTACAACCCACCCACCCCCTTCTCCCTGCTGTTTCCCACAGAGGTCAAAGGTCAGCACCGGTCCTGGGCAACTCTGCTGATCCAGACAGGCCTGGACATGAAAGGCAAAGGCCTGGAGGAGGCGGGAGAGGAGTGGTCTCCTGGGCAGGAGCCCCGTGCTAAGCCCTTGCTACTGACTCATGGGCTCTTAGCCCAAGGAGCGAGCCCCGTGCGGGGGACttcccaggagctgagcccatGGCCCTGGGCTCTGGACCCCGGCCTTGGTGCCCCCAAGCAGGGGCTACTCCTTCCTCCTAGACCACAAAGCCAACTTCCCAGGAGCCCCGGGGGATCTAAGAGCTGACCAAGACCTCCCCCCGCCAGCCTCCCTGAGAAATAGATGGACAACAGAGGTAGACTGGCAGCCACAGTGAACCCTCCCACTCTTACAGACTCCGGCCTCCGCACAGGTGAGGCTCCCGTCCTCGGGCACCAGGTGGGCGTTGTAGTGCTGGCTGGGCAGCACCTCCGTCATCTCCCCTGCCCGCTGCCGCTCCCCCATCTTGGTCTTGAGGAAGACCCCGAAGCCGATGTCCCCGCCGTCCGATgcaaactgccacctgcaggtgACGGAGCCCCATTGACGCCCCCCTGCCTGGGGggcagcaccccacccccacccccactcctggcaGGTGCGCCCACCTCAGCACACAGCCTGGCGAGAGGATCTCGTTCTCCACCTGCTGGGAGGAGCCGCGGCCCACGGACACCGTGTGCTCGTactgcagcttcacctgctggcGCCTGTAGTAGCTCTTGGGCACCTCGCCCCCAAAGTTGATCTGCGGGTGGGGGCGGGTGAGCCATGGACCACACTGTTTgcccgccagcccctgccccgcgtttgggtccctgtaccttgGTCAGGCACTTGGGGTTGCCGTCGGGGTCGGTCATGGTCCCCCCAAACACCGCGGGCAGCTGGTCGGGGCTGATGAACTTGTGCAGCTCCTGCTTCCAGTTGtctgcatggggggggggggtgacagagGGGTCTCCAAGGGGGCTCGGGAGGTGGGGGCCgacagggggcggggctggctgaGCCGGGAGCTGTCCTGGATCTGGTGCTGAGCTGGCCACGGTTCCAGCGCCCCGTTGTCTGGGGAACGGAAGCTGAGCGGCTCTGTGTCTGGTCCCTTCCTGCGCTGGCCGGTCCCTCTGCCCCCTCTCGCTGCTCCTCCAGACCCTGCCCATCCCTGATCCAGTTGTCTGTGTAGGGGACAGTGGGGGGGGGTCTCCGAGGTGGCTCAGAGGGCAGGGGTGGCTGATCCCAGGGAGGGGACCTGGGCTGCGACCCCCAGGAGACCCAAAGAGCTCTCTGTGGGTCTCAGGCTGTGGTCTAGGAGCCAGGGCCTTGCCCTTGTGTGCTGGAGCTGACGGGACCAGAGCACAGGGCATAAGCCAGGGAGAAACAGGGCCTCGCTGGCCTCTGCTCGCCGGGCAGCGCCGGGAGGCCACGTCACTCACCTCCCAGGATCACCATCTTCCTGCGTGTGTCCTCACTCATGAACGACTTGACCAGGTTGAAGGCCACGGGGAACAGCCTGGGGGCTGCAACACAGGAGACCCCTTGGGGAGCTGGCCCAGAGGGGATGTGGGTGTGGAAGCCACGGCCAAGGGCGTGCGTGCGGCAGATCTGGATTCTGCCGTTCCCGGCTGTGTGGCTTTCAGCCCGGGATCACCCTCTCTGTGTCTTACTGCCGTTGGCTGGAAAACAGACGGAAGCATGTGTGTGCAACACAGTGCCTTTAACAAATGGTTCTCTCCCCTGAGCCCAGGTGTAAGGGGCTGGGCATGAgctggctccagcctcagccaACTTGGATCCCTGCTGAGAAGCCCTGAACTGGATGGCTGAGGCTGTCTGTGCCCCAgtcctgcctcccccaggagGTCTCCCAGCCGGGGGCTCACCTCGGATCACAATTAAGTTCTTCAGCATCTCAGGGTAGTTAGCGTCCAGGATGGCGAAGAACTGTGGAGTCAAATAAGGGTGCTGCTGGCCGTGCTCCGTGCCCTCCCGCCCGTTTCTGTGCCCACCCTGCGTGGCCCGTGCTGCTGTCCCGTGAGCGTGTTTGCTCCTCTGTtaccctggcccctcctcctcttcctcctggtatGGGCGTCCCCAGGCCAGTGTCGCTGCTGGCCCATGGGGTGGACGGGGTGGGCATTCCAGTTCAGCCACAGACCAGAGAAGCTGGTGTGGGCGGTGGggcacccccctccccacaccccccgTTGGTCCGGGATGGCCCGGGAGCTGCCGATGTCGCAGCCACGGCTCAGCTGCCCGCCTCACCTGCTGGTACACCTCCACACCTGGCTTCCACAGGTGCTTCAGGCCGAACCCCTCCATGTCAAACACCATCAGCGCCGTCTCGATCTTTCTGCCCAGCTGCACGGGACAGAGCAGGGCTGGCGGTCAGGCGGCGGCTCCAGCCAGGAGACCCTGACCGCAGAGACCCCCTCCCCATTCCCCCTGCCACCCCACATTCTCTCACAGCCCAAAGTGTCTTCCAATCAGATGGACCCCATGTGAGGGCCGAGGAGACTCATCTGAGCCTTGCACACACTGTGTGTGCATTCGTGGGGCGCACACGTGTTCACTCCACATCATTGCCTTGAGTGGATGAACTACTTTACGCGTGaggcatcttttaaaattatattgcttggggtgggcactgtggcctaATAGGTAATGCTGCCGCCTGAagggtcggcatcccatatgggcgccggttcaagtcctggctgttctacttccgatccagttctctgctgtagcctgggaaagcagtagaagatgccacaagtcctcggacccctgcatccacatgagggacctggaagaagctcctggctcctgactttggatctgcccagttcctgctgttgcagccatttagggagtgaaacaggatgaagacctctctctgtgtctccttccctgtctgtaactctgcctctaatgtaaataaatagattttaaaaataaataaatcttaaaaaaaagaggtggggCCAGGAATGGGGGAGGTCCCTGGGGGCCCTGTCTTAGGAAGGAATTAAACATTTCTCAGGAGGTCCAGTTATGTGAGAGTGAGTCGTTATGAACCagcgggcctggcctggctctggttcctgctcTGTCTCGCGTGAGCTCCCACGGGGACATCATCCAccatgaggccagcgctgtggcctcgAGCCTCCCAGAACTCTGAGCtaagtaaacctcttttctttacaatgTGCCCAGGTGTTAATAAAATACTCAGGTATCTTGTGATAGTAACGGAAATCGGGTTAGCCTGGTATGTGGAGCTCTTCCTGGCCTAGCAGCCCCTGGCCCCATATTCTTAAGCAACTCCATAGTAGCGTCTAGGGTCTTGCAAGAAATGCACCCAGCTTCAAGGTTCTTTGCTCTCAGGGATGCCCAAAGTAACCGCTCACCTGCCAGGTTTGTGGTTACGTAATTGACGACAAGGGGACAGCTCTTCCCTAAGCAAAACTGACTGCCTTGCCCATTCCAGGGTTCCTGGGGGACCAGAGCTGGAACCTTCCCTATTGCCAATGTCAGTGTcccagagagagggacaaagggcATTGGTGACCCTCGACTCACACCCGCAGACCCTGCAATGCACCTGCTAGATGCCCATGGTGGGTGCTGAGGGCTAGGGCGGgctagggtggggtggggcaggaggcagagggcggCCCTCGCTGGTCCTGGGGCCCCGTTTTAGACACTCAGATCAGCCacacatccccaccccacccctgctcccacccccaaccccgggccaggctcccacccccgccccgccccgggcacaAACCTTCTGGCTCTGCCGCTCACACTCCCGCCGCAGGAGCTCACAGGCTTTGATGCGCTTGCGCACCAGCTCCTGCTTGGAGGCCGACAGGAGGAGGCCCTTGAAGTCCAGGGTGCCCATGATGTCAAACCACACGGGGCAGCCTTCGTAGTCATAGCCGCACAGGCCACCCGAGTCGTACAGCTGGACCACCTGTGCTCGTGGGGGGTCGGGGGGTGGCTCAAAGCAGCGCCCCAGGCCGTGTCCCTGCCCCGTCCCAGGGGTGTGTGGCGGGGAGGACGTGGGCATCGGGGGCCTCAGGGATGCCACGGGGCCCTCACCTCCAAGGGCTGCCATGTGAGGATGTTGTCCAGGTCCTGTTGCTTCCGGAACTCCACGTGCTGTGAGACATGGTGCAGGCTGAAGACTTGGTGGCCTCTGGGGACTCCTGGGTCACCAGGCCAGGTCCCTCTGCCCACAGCCACCAAGATCGCTCCAGCGGCCCCGCCAGGCTCCATCACAGGGcccggggtggggagaggaggacgGATAGCAGAGAGAGCGAGTCTGGGGCAGAAAGGGCTCCACAGGACCCAGCGAGAGCCCCCACCCTTCGCGGCTCCTCCCCAGGGCcggtgggcaggaggcaggacgCCAGGGAGCCGGGCCTCACCTTCTGAAGCATGTCCTGGGATTGCTGCAGGTCAAAGTTTCGGGCTGCAAGAACAAGAGGAGGCCAGGAAGGAGAGGCTGGAGGCTGGCTCTGGGGTGAGCTGTGCCCAGAGCTCACGAAACGGGAGCGAGgggtcccagcctcctcccaccaCGCCAGGAACACGTGGGGGATCTAAAGATACTTTATGAAACCAAGGGTCGTGAGTCTCTAGAAAATTCTGGAGGGGCCTCCATTTTGGTTTTGGGGCCTTTTAAATCCCTTCCAGGAACCGGTGCTGTgccgtagtgggctaagcctccacctgcaatggcggcatcccatatgggtgctggttcaagtcttggctgctcctcttccaatccagctctctgctatggcctgggaaagcagtagaggatggcccaagtccttgggcccctgcacccacgtgggagacccgaaagaagctcctggcttcagcatggtccaatactggatgttgcagccatttggggagtgaaccagtggtagaagacttctctctcattctctctctctctctctctctctctctctctctgtaactctgcctttcaaattaataaaataaacattattttttaaagaaagcaatgcCATGGCTACTGGGTCACTGAGGAGTTTGCCATTCGTGGAGCTGCAGTGAGAGACGTGGTCAGAGCTCTCCAAAGGAGGAGCCTGAGACGCTCTCCCTGACCACGGGCCACCTCCAGGAAGAACCACCAGCTCAGCCTTGATTATCTCCTGTGACCAGGAGCTCACGACCTCTGCAGGTGACCCACTGCCTCCCTCAGCAGCTTGGACGGAGCCCAAGGCCATCTCATAGTGATGCCAGCCCTGTTGTCAGAGGTCGCGTAAGTACACAGAGCCTCTTGTCACTGAGGGAGCTGTGCAAACATCTGAGGACCAGGCATCACGTTCACCGGCCTGCTCTTGTCTCCAGTCTATAACACCATCTTCTAGGGACCAGCGTCACAGCACAGAGGGGTATGCCACCatgtgtgatgccggcatcccaattggagggccagttcaagtcctggctgctccacttctggcccagccccctgctaatgtgcctggaaaagcagtgggaaatggcccaagtgcttgctctcATGTGCAAAACCTGGATGTagttcatggctcccagcttgggcctggcccagccccagccattgtagccatttggggaaccaatggatggaagatgaacccaggcactctgatatgcaacaCGAACATCTCAACCAGTGTcgtaaccactaggtcaaacaccCAACTCCATTGAGAGATTTTAAGAttcttagggctggcattgtggcgtagtagggtaaacttctgcctgcagtgccaacatcccatatgggcgccggttcaagtcctgtctgctccacttccaaactagccccctgctaatggcccgggaaagcagcagaggatggcccaagtgcttgggcccctaaaccatgtaggagacctggaagaagctcctggctgctggctttggaactgcccaattctggctgttgtggctatctgggagtgatccagaggatggaagctctctctctctctctctctctctctgtaactctgcctttaaataaataaatagccccccccccaaagaaaagattcttttttttctgtacaattcttatgtgtttaaa
Proteins encoded in this window:
- the LOC133751825 gene encoding SEC14-like protein 4 isoform X1, giving the protein MSGRVGDLSPAQQEALTKFRENLQDLLPALPNSDDDFLLRWLRARNFDLQQSQDMLQKHVEFRKQQDLDNILTWQPLEVVQLYDSGGLCGYDYEGCPVWFDIMGTLDFKGLLLSASKQELVRKRIKACELLRRECERQSQKLGRKIETALMVFDMEGFGLKHLWKPGVEVYQQFFAILDANYPEMLKNLIVIRAPRLFPVAFNLVKSFMSEDTRRKMVILGDNWKQELHKFISPDQLPAVFGGTMTDPDGNPKCLTKINFGGEVPKSYYRRQQVKLQYEHTVSVGRGSSQQVENEILSPGCVLRWQFASDGGDIGFGVFLKTKMGERQRAGEMTEVLPSQHYNAHLVPEDGSLTCAEAGVYVLRFDNTYSLVHAKKVSYTVEVLLPDKASQEKLQGLRASSPSEQE
- the LOC133751825 gene encoding SEC14-like protein 4 isoform X2: MLQKHVEFRKQQDLDNILTWQPLEVVQLYDSGGLCGYDYEGCPVWFDIMGTLDFKGLLLSASKQELVRKRIKACELLRRECERQSQKLGRKIETALMVFDMEGFGLKHLWKPGVEVYQQFFAILDANYPEMLKNLIVIRAPRLFPVAFNLVKSFMSEDTRRKMVILGDNWKQELHKFISPDQLPAVFGGTMTDPDGNPKCLTKINFGGEVPKSYYRRQQVKLQYEHTVSVGRGSSQQVENEILSPGCVLRWQFASDGGDIGFGVFLKTKMGERQRAGEMTEVLPSQHYNAHLVPEDGSLTCAEAGVYVLRFDNTYSLVHAKKVSYTVEVLLPDKASQEKLQGLRASSPSEQE